In Papaver somniferum cultivar HN1 chromosome 1, ASM357369v1, whole genome shotgun sequence, a genomic segment contains:
- the LOC113317656 gene encoding pentatricopeptide repeat-containing protein At1g63330-like, with protein MKPRYIHSLFLSEKMKLGKILLHTTANSNYSYGSRGYKRVKQLEQNVRDDCKSGKIKKLEDGLQYFDKLILERPFPSNDTFCHVLSSLSKIKCYSDVIMLYKKMNLVGVQPGPYTLSILINCCCQLGKVDHGFCLLGEIIKRGYHPDTVTFTTLIKGLCLQQKIDSAFKVFDTMTQTGIQPNAFTCDTLIHGLCKTGQVGRALQLKNNMMKWNCRPTSVSYSVIIDTLCKGGLVDEALVLFNEMHRDPNVVPDAVVYTSLINGLCNYGRLNEGRILFDGMIRRGISANITTYNCMIHGHCLHDQQEEARRYFDEMIDRGIFPNTVTFSILIDSHCKDGMTEDAWGLFKLMDKINIEPNQITYNSMMDGLCLTGRLQLAVKLFDSMVDRGLEPNEFNYNVIINGYCKNRKLDEALQLFKKMKQNGLRPTTVVYNTVLWGLYRVGRVRTAQNLLNEMQTFGLSPDEVTYNTILDGLCKNGKMEEAIEIFESMEENLVTTPVYTILIRSLFQAGKLEDAKKLFNEIPKKGLVPNVVTYTTVIDGLFCNKMFQEANALIIQMEEKGCLQDARAYDTIIRGFLIAKETAKALQFLRRMLERKLSPSDPVIIWLVKTLSVDEFRNL; from the coding sequence ATGAAACCAAGGTACATtcattctctctttctctctgagAAAATGAAATTAGGCAAGATATTACTGCACACAACAGCAAACTCCAATTATTCTTATGGTTCAAGAGGTTATAAAAGAGTAAAACAACTTGAGCAAAATGTGAGGGATGACTGTAAATCTGGTAAGATTAAGAAGCTTGAAGATGGTTTGCAATACTTTGATAAGTTGATTTTGGAAAGGCCATTTCCATCTAATGATACTTTTTGCCATGTGTTAAGTTCTTTATCCAAAATCAAGTGTTACTCAGATGTGATTATGTTGTATAAGAAAATGAACTTAGTTGGAGTACAACCTGGTCCGTATACATTGAGCATTTTGATTAATTGCTGTTGTCAATTAGGAAAGGTTGATCATGGGTTTTGTTTGCTTGGAGAGATTATAAAGAGAGGTTATCATCCTGATACTGTCACTTTTACTACACTGATTAAGGGGTTGTGTCTTCAACAAAAGATTGATTCTGCATTCAAAGTGTTCGACACAATGACACAGACGGGTATTCAACCTAATGCCTTCACATGTGATACTCTGATACATGGGCTTTGTAAAACTGGTCAAGTGGGTCGTGCTCTTCAGCTGAAAAACAATATGATGAAATGGAACTGCAGACCTACTTCTGTTTCATACTCTGTGATTATAGATACACTCTGCAAAGGAGGTTTGGTCGATGAAGCTCTGGTTCTCTTCAATGAGATGCATAGGGATCCGAATGTTGTACCCGATGCAGTTGTGTACACTTCTTTGATCAATGGGCTTTGCAATTATGGCCGATTGAATGAAGGAAGAATTCTTTTTGACGGGATGATTAGAAGAGGAATATCTGCAAATATAACAACTTATAATTGTATGATTCATGGACACTGCCTACATGATCAACAAGAAGAAGCAAGAAGATATTTTGATGAAATGATCGATCGTGGGATTTTTCCAAATACAGTAACTTTTAGTATATTAATAGATTCACATTGTAAAGATGGGATGACGGAAGATGCTTGGGGGTTATTCAAATTGATGGACAAGATAAACATAGAACCAAATCAGATAACTTACAATTCAATGATGGACGGTCTGTGTTTGACAGGTCGACTGCAACTTGCGGTTAAACTGTTTGATTCAATGGTGGATAGGGGCCTTGAGCCAAATGAATTCAACTACAATGTGATAATCAATGGTTATTGCAAGAATCGTAAGTTGGATGAAGCTCTGCAGTTGTTcaagaaaatgaaacaaaacGGATTGCGACCTACAACTGTTGTTTACAATACAGTGTTATGGGGACTATACCGTGTTGGAAGAGTTAGGACTGCACAGAATTTGTTGAATGAGATGCAAACTTTTGGTCTATCTCCAGATGAAGTTACATATAATACAATATTGGATGGACTCTGCAAGAATGGAAAAATGGAAGAGGCAATAGAAATTTTTGAATCCATGGAGGAAAATCTAGTTACCACTCCCGTATACACTATTCTTATCCGCAGTTTATTCCAGGCTGGCAAGTTGGAAGATGCCAAAAAACTGTTTAATGAAATACCTAAAAAAGGATTAGTTCCTAATGTAGTAACATATACTACAGTGATAGATGGCCTCTTTTGTAACAAGATGTTTCAGGAGGCTAACGCATTAATCATCCAAATGGAAGAGAAGGGCTGTTTACAAGATGCTAGGGCATATGATACCATCATCCGTGGATTTCTTATTGCAAAGGAGACTGCCAAGGCATTGCAATTTCTTCGCaggatgcttgaaagaaaacttTCACCAAGTGATCCTGTTATTATTTGGTTAGTAAAAACTCTCTCAGTAGATGAGTTTAGAAATCTCTAG
- the LOC113362002 gene encoding putative disease resistance protein RGA1, with amino-acid sequence MAETYLVNTTTEILQKLSSIASKGKILPLSDVKEDFKSIERKLCTIQALISDALHRQDDKFLILWLEKIKCVVCDTTDVLDEFLYEAHRCEIHYSTGNKVHVTNFFVASNLLRVFSDKTCGINQRLIDVSNDDSDIVIGRESDRSKVVEMLLKVNSLDERVSVIPIVGGAGIGKTTLARLVYDDESVKQHFKSRMVDLLIGELQENLSGKKYLLVLDDVQDKDLEKLFGFESVGKFPAYKLQKLTEDECWSLFKQRAFWSAVGEKEIPNLVGIGKDIARKCDGSPMAAKTLGGLMHSKKEEHEWFCQR; translated from the exons ATGGCGGAAACATATTTAGTTAACACTACGACtgaaatattgcagaaattaagtTCAATTGCATCTAAAGGGAAAATTCTTCCACTGTCAGATGTCAAGGAAGATTTCAAAAGCATAGAACGTAAGTTGTGTACAATTCAAGCTCTAATTTCCGATGCTCTTCATCGTCAAGACGATAAATTCCTAATACTTTGGTTGGAAAAGATCAAATGTGTTGTGTGTGACACAACTGATGTACTTGATGAGTTCTTGTACGAAGCTCATAGATGTGAAATTCATTACTCTACTGGAAACAAGGTACATGTCACCAATTTCTTTGTAGCTTCAAATTTGCTTCGTGTGTTTTCTGATAAAACTTGTGGTATTAATCAAAGGCTAATTGATGTATCAAATG ACGATTCGGATATTGTTATTGGTAGAGAAAGTGATAGATCTAAGGTTGTTGAGATGTTGCTGAAGGTTAACTCCTTGGATGAGAGGGTATCTGTAATTCCTATTGTCGGTGGTGCAGGAATCGGGAAGACTACATTGGCTCGATTAGTTTATGATGATGAATCTGTTAAACAGCATTTCAAATCGAGAAT GGTGGATCTACTAATCGGGGAACTTCAAGAAAATTTGAGTGGGAAGAAATATTTGCTTGTTTTAGACGACGTGCAAGATAAGGATTTGGAGAagctttttggttttgaatcagTT GGGAAATTTCCAGCATACAAATTGCAGAAGCTGACGGAGGATGAATGTTGGTCTCTTTTCAAACAAAGGGCTTTCTGGAGTGCTGTTGGAGAAAAAGAGATCCCAAATTTGGTTGGGATAGGGAAGGATATTGCGAGGAAGTGTGATGGATCTCCAATGGCGGCAAAAACTTTGGGAGGTTTGATGCACTCTAAGAAGGAAGAGCATGAATGGTTCTGTCAGAGATAG
- the LOC113337741 gene encoding MLP-like protein 43 has product MARIQKLEAVTEVMCCPAKLYRMFTRDAPELPKYLPKAFHSVEVIGDGEVCLGTGFVWKAVPHGAGSAILTKQKITAVDNKNRSITYTVLEGDVMKDFNSFSFKLDIITPKSGTTDGTSLVKWSVEYEKANEDVVDPIEILKACEVATTEMNIHLLKKA; this is encoded by the exons ATGGCTCGGATTCAAAAACTTGAGGCTGTAACCGAGGTCATGTGTTGTCCAGCCAAGTTGTACCGCATGTTCACCCGTGATGCACCGGAACTGCCAAAGTATCTTCCTAAAGCCTTTCACAGCGTTGAAGTTATTGGAGATGGCGAAGTTTGCTTAGGCACTGGCTTTGTGTGGAAAGCCGTACCTC ATGGCGCTGGATCAGCGATCCTGACCAAGCAGAAGATAACGGCAGTCGACAATAAAAATAGGTCTATTACATACACTGTCTTGGAAGGAGATGTCATGAAAGACTTTAATAGTTTTAGTTTCAAATTGGATATTATTACTCCCAAGTCTGGTACTACTGATGGTACCAGTTTGGTGAAGTGGTCTGTAGAGTATGAAAAAGCTAATGAAGATGTGGTTGATCCGATAGAAATCCTCAAGGCATGTGAAGTAGCTACTACTGAAATGAATATCCATTTGCTAAAGAAAGCATAG
- the LOC113361992 gene encoding uncharacterized protein LOC113361992 encodes MVVISLTGFQIKSMIAFWNDIWKGNYPLSISFPSLYKLSMNRDAKMVDMISTDGSWMFNFKRNLVSAEVNSLAELLVLIGSNPPALDELPDTRRWTLNSSDIFTVKSLYSNLTSDFGIPDFPHNFVWNSSIPPKINFLVWCLIHDKLNTLDVMQIKGIDIYNSCVLCGDDTESQEHIFLHCKIAHRVWSSVLPKEGWSWAIPRNMQMLALGWNQVHFTTAGKFLWDLIPAAVIYTIWSERNRRIFEMNYNFKTDSDLCIEAKSLILAWASASGQRIQNFSSTIFNNWDALFM; translated from the exons ATGGTTGTAATTTCTCTAACTGGATTCCAGATCAAGTCAA TGATTGCATTCTGGAATGATATCTGGAAAGGAAATTATCCTCTGTCTATATCTTTCCCATCTCTCTACAAACTTTCAATGAACAGAGATGCAAAGATGGTTGATATGATCTCTACAGATGGCAGTTGGATGTTCAATTTTAAACGTAATCTCGTGAGTGCAGAAGTTAACTCTTTGGCAGAATTGTTGGTGCTGATTGGAAGTAACCCACCAGCTCTGGATGAACTTCCAGATACAAGGCGTTGGACGTTAAACAGCTCTGATATTTTCACAGTAAAATCTCTTTATTCTAATCTCACCTCAGACTTTGGCATCCCTGATTTCCCACACAATTTTGTATGGAATAGTTCTATACCTCCTAAGATCAATTTCCTAGTGTGGTGTTTAATCCATGACAAGCTAAACACCCTGGATGTGATGCAGATAAAAGGCATTGATATTTATAACTCCTGTGTTCTATGCGGCGACGACACTGAATCCCAGGAACACATCTTCCTGCATTGTAAGATAGCTCATAGGGTTTGGTCTTCGGTGTTACCAAAAGAGGGTTGGTCTTGGGCAATTCCAAGAAATATGCAGATGCTTGCTCTAGGATGGAACCAAGTTCATTTCACCACTGCAGGAAAATTTCTCTGGGATCTAATTCCAGCAGCAGTAATCTATACCATTTGGTCAGAACGTAACAGGCGCATCTTTGAGATGAACTACAACTTCAAGACAGACTCCGATCTTTGTATAGAAGCAAAGTCATTGATCCTTGCTTGGGCGAGTGCTTCAGGACAACGTATCCAGAATTTCTCTAGCACCATTTTTAATAACTGGGATGCTCTCTTCATGTAA
- the LOC113317644 gene encoding cytochrome b561 and DOMON domain-containing protein At3g07570-like, whose product MKMKFNSFIFILLIQLISSFFFVNSQSDSCSNNLSNLKGISFDTTSLSCFNLWTRRDYVLRYSKTGSDLWSFLLSAPNTKNYIAIGFSEKGKMIGSSAMVGWIGNNNIGIAKQYFLAEKRTNAVRPDQGNLTLVKNSETVITQNSRLYLAFQLKTEQQPSTNIIYAIGPDSLLPSSQFQLSQHLDMGNTLINYQTGQSKVLSAPYTRLRRGHGSLNMIGWGLCLLIGAMVARYLREKDPLWFYLHACIQVVGFILGVSGIITGLVLEDVLSASVDRHKTIGIFVLIFGCLQVIAFLARPKVDSKYRFYWNIYHWTVGRTMIILAAANVFYGLKLADEHKGWTAGYAVALSILIVTAIGLEIRMRMRK is encoded by the exons atgaaaatgaaatttaATTCATTCATTTTCATTCTTCTCATTCAATTGATCTCttcatttttctttgtaaattctCAATCAGATTCATGTTCTAATAATTTGAGTAATCTCAAAGGTATTTCTTTTGATACAACATCTCTAAGTTGTTTCAATCTCTGGACTAGACGTGATTATGTCCTCAGA TATTCAAAGACAGGATCAGACCTATGGAGCTTTCTTCTTTCAGCCCCAAATACAAAGAATTACATCGCAATTGGATTTtcagaaaaaggaaaaatgatAGGGAGTAGTGCCATGGTTGGATGGATTGGCAACAACAATATTGGTATTGCTAAACAGTATTTCTTAGCAGAGAAACGAACAAATGCAGTACGACCAGATCAAGGAAACTTAACTCTAGTCAAGAATTCAGAGACGGTTATAACTCAGAATTCCCGGTTATATCTTGCTTTTCAATTGAAAACTGAACAACAACCATCAACAAACATTATTTATGCGATCGGACCAGATAGTTTGCTTCCGAGTTCACAGTTCCAGTTATCGCAACATCTTGATATGGGAAATACTCTGATCAATTACCAAACAG gtcaatccaaagTTTTAAGTGCACCATACACAAGGCTAAGGAGAGGTCATGGGTCACTAAATATGATAGGTTGGGGTTTATGTTTGTTGATCGGAGCCATGGTTGCTAGATACTTGAGAGAAAAGGATCCACTTTGGTTCTACTTACATGCTTGTATTCAAGTTGTTGGATTCATACTTGGAGTTTCTGGTATCATTACTGGACTTGTATTAGAAGATGTTCTTTCTGCTTCAGTTGATCGACACAAGACCATCGGTATCTTCGTTCTCATTTTCGGATGCCTACAG GTGATTGCATTTTTGGCTAGACCAAAAGTGGACTCCAAATACAGATTCTACTGGAATATTTATCACTGGACTGTAGGAAGGACAATGATAATCCTTGCAGCTGCAAATGTGTTTTACGGACTCAAGTTAGCAGACGAACATAAAGGATGGACTGCTGGATATGCAGTTGCTCTTTCAATCCTGATTGTTACTGCAATTGGGTTGGAAATAAGAATGAGGATGAGAAAGTAG
- the LOC113362013 gene encoding TMV resistance protein N-like, giving the protein MVTSKISSSLPNLVEINLQECRGKQIQGFGQLANLKSLTLSRMSDLVDWVEPPPTSHLPSFPCLENLTIHLCYYLKTTPTYFPSLKSLTIAYSDAGAVSSLVRSNLTSLTSFEVNRISEITSLPQSILQPRLESFKILNCPKFQGFHPNKEADAGLQSSNHSISFFSTNMEVQGLNSLKRLVIQCCKDLKILPDAMLYFTSLEELEVSFCSENQHSHPYSFSDTEKEDQEECANIQQRFPSLRKLKIDRGCNLKTLPKQIQYLTTLQELELRFVDNLVSLPDWLGNLSLLQRFEIYSCSKLMSLPSEAAMKRLTSLHTLAHRGFPGNQSFFPVEGIQHLISLRNLELDGWSHSSSLPHQLQNLTALRELTLRN; this is encoded by the coding sequence ATGGTGACTAGCAAGATATCATCGTCTCTCCCAAACCTGGTAGAGATCAATTTACAGGAATGCAGAGGCAAACAGATTCAAGGGTTTGGACAGCTAGCAAATCTGAAAAGCCTCACATTATCTCGAATGTCTGATCTAGTAGACTGGGTAGAGCCACCACCAACATCACATTTGCCATCTTTCCCTTGTCTGGAGAACCTGACCATTCATTTGTGTTACTATTTGAAGACGACGCCAACTTATTTTCCTTCACTGAAGTCTTTAACAATAGCGTACAGTGACGCCGGGGCGGTCAGTTCTCTTGTGAGAAGCAACTTGACTTCTCTCACTTCATTTGAGGTAAATAGAATTTCAGAAATCACATCTCTTCCGCAATCAATACTACAACCTCGTCTCGAGTCTTTCAAGATTTTGAATTGTCCCAAGTTTCAAGGTTTTCATCCAAACAAAGAAGCGGATGCTGGGCTGCAATCGTCAAACCATAGCATCTCTTTTTTCTCAACAAACATGGAggtccaaggcttgaattctcTCAAAAGACTAGTTATACAATGTTGCAAGGATCTGAAGATTTTGCCTGATGCTATGCTGTATTTCACATCTCTAGAAGAGCTTGAAGTTAGTTTCTGTTCTGAAAATCAACATTCCCATCCATATTCTTTCTCGGATACAGAAAAGGAAGACCAAGAAGAGTGTGCTAACATCCAGCAGCGATTTCCTTCGcttcgaaagttgaagattgataGAGGATGTAATCTCAAAACTCTACCTAAACAGATTCAATACCTCACCACACTACAAGAATTGGAACTTCGGTTTGTGGATAATTTGGTGTCTTTGCCAGATTGGTTGGGAAACCTCTCATTACTTCAGAGGTTTGAAATTTATAGCTGCAGCAAACTGATGAGCCTTCCTTCTGAGGCAGCAATGAAACGTCTAACTTCCCTTCATACGCTTGCACATCGTGGGTTTCCTGGAAATCAATCGTTTTTTCCGGTAGAAGGTATACAGCATCTGATTTCACTTCGGAATTTAGAACTTGATGGATGGTCACATTCGAGTTCACTGCCTCACCAGCTTCAGAACCTCACAGCATTGCGTGAGTTAACACTGCGGAACTAA